A genomic segment from Corylus avellana chromosome ca5, CavTom2PMs-1.0 encodes:
- the LOC132181432 gene encoding trifunctional UDP-glucose 4,6-dehydratase/UDP-4-keto-6-deoxy-D-glucose 3,5-epimerase/UDP-4-keto-L-rhamnose-reductase RHM1-like, producing MAATYEPKNILITGAAGFIASHVCNRLIRNYSNYNIVVLDKLDYCSNMKNLLPSRSSPNFKFIKGDIGSADLVNFILLSESIDTIMHFAAQTHVDNSFGNSFEFTKNNIYGTHVLLEACKVTGQIKRFIHVSTDEVYGETDEDAVVGNHEASQLLPTNPYSATKAGAEMLVMAYGRSYGLPVITTRGNNVYGPNQFPEKMIPKFTLLAMKGKHLPIHGDGSNVRSYLYCEDVAEAFEVILHRGEVGHVYNIGTKKERRVVDVAREICHLFSLNPDEYIKFVENRPFNDQRYFLDDQKLKNLGWFERTSWEEGLRKTKEWYVNNPDWWGDVSGALLPHPRMLMVPGIERKFDGPDVSNSAFSFAVNNPNQSRMVVPAPKNNPSTQKPALKFLIYGRTGWIGGLLGKICDKQGIAFEYGRGRLEERSQLLADIQSVKPTHVFNAAGVTGRPNVDWCETHKTETIRTNVVGTLTLADVCREHGLLMMNYATGCIFEYDAAHPLGSGVGYKEEDKPNFTGSFYSQTKAMVEELLREYDNVCTLRVRMPISSDLSNPRNFITKISKYSKVVDIPNSMTILDELLPISIEMAKRNCRGIWNFTNPGVVSHNEILEMYKNYIDPKFTWCNFTLEEQAKVIVAPRSNNEMDASKLKKEFPELLSIKDSLIKYVFEPNRKSFAGGVSK from the exons ATGGCTGCTACATACGAACCAAAGAACATCCTAATCACTGGAGCCGCTGGCTTCATAGCATCCCATGTTTGCAACCGGCTCATCAGGAACTACTCTAATTACAACATTGTTGTCCTCGACAAGCTTGATTACTGTTCAAATATGAAGAACCTGCTACCCTCGAGATCATCCCCCAACTTCAAGTTCATCAAAGGAGACATTGGGAGTGCTGATCTTGTCAACTTCATCCTCCTTTCCGAGTCTATCGATACCATAATGCACTTTGCAGCTCAGACTCATGTTGACAACTCCTTTGGCAACAGCTTTGAGTTCACTAAGAACAATATATATGGCACCCATGTTCTGCTGGAGGCCTGCAAAGTCACTGGCCAAATCAAGAGGTTTATCCATGTGAGCACGGACGAGGTTTATGGGGAGACAGATGAGGATGCTGTTGTAGGGAATCATGAGGCTTCTCAGCTCCTTCCAACGAATCCGTATTCTGCTACTAAAGCTGGGGCGGAAATGCTTGTTATGGCATATGGACGATCATATGGATTACCTGTGATAACTACCAGAGGTAATAATGTTTATGGGCCCAACCAGTTCCCTGAAAAGATGATTCCGAAATTCACCCTCTTGGCCATGAAGGGAAAGCATTTGCCAATTCATGGGGATGGATCTAATGTTAGGAGTTATCTCTACTGTGAAGATGTTGCGGAGGCATTTGAAGTCATTCTCCACAGGGGTGAAGTGGGGCATGTCTACAACATTGgtacaaagaaagaaaggagagtGGTTGATGTGGCCAGGGAAATTTGCCATCTTTTCTCTTTGAACCCAGATGAGTATATTAAGTTTGTAGAGAATAGGCCTTTTAATGACCAGAGATACTTTTTGGATGACCAGAAGCTGAAGAACTTGGGATGGTTCGAACGAACTTCATGGGAAGAGGGTCTAAGGAAGACCAAGGAGTGGTATGTCAACAATCCTGATTGGTGGGGTGATGTTTCCGGAGCTCTTCTCCCACATCCAAGAATGCTAATGGTTCCTGGAATTGAAAGGAAGTTTGATGGGCCTGATGTTAGCAattctgctttctcttttgcaGTAAATAATCCTAATCAGAGCCGAATGGTTGTTCCTGCTCCAAAGAACAATCCCTCTACTCAGAAGCCAGCTCTGAAGTTCTTGATTTATGGTAGAACAGGGTGGATTGGGGGCCTTCTTGGGAAAATTTGCGACAAGCAAGGGATAGCATTCGAGTATGGAAGGGGGCGTTTGGAGGAAAGGTCACAACTCTTGGCAGATATTCAGAGTGTTAAGCCAACTCATGTTTTCAATGCTGCTGGAGTGACTGGCAGACCTAATGTGGATTGGTGTGAAACTCATAAAACAGAGACAATCCGAACCAATGTTGTCGGTACTTTAACCTTGGCAGATGTCTGCAGGGAGCATGGCCTCCTAATGATGAATTATGCCACTGGCTGTATTTTTGAATATGATGCTGCACATCCATTAGGGTCTGGAGTTGGGTATAAGGAGGAAGACAAGCCTAATTTCACTGGTTCTTTCTATTCCCAAACCAAAGCCATG GTTGAAGAGCTTTTGAGAGAATATGACAATGTCTGCACTCTCAGAGTCCGTATGCCGATATCGTCTGACCTCAGCAACCCACGTAACTTCATCACCAAGATTTCAAAATATAGCAAAGTGGTTGACATTCCAAACAGCATGACTATCTTGGATGAGCTACTGCccatttcaattgaaatggCCAAAAGGAATTGCAGGGGCATTTGGAACTTCACAAATCCTGGTGTTGTGAGTCACAATGAGATTCTGGAAATGTACAAGAACTAcattgaccccaaatttacatggTGTAATTTTACACTGGAAGAACAGGCCAAGGTTATAGTTGCCCCTCGCAGCAACAATGAAATGGATGCTTCCAAGTTGAAGAAAGAATTCCCTGAGCTGCTATCAATCAAGGATTCTCTGATTAAGTACGTTTTTGAGCCCAACAGGAAGAGTTTTGCAGGAGGAGTTTCAAAATAA